The DNA sequence GTCGGAGAAGAGTTATGGGTGCTAAGTAAAAATTGGTCTAATTTACAAAGCCGCTTGTATAGAATGGACTTAGTCGATATCAACAACAGCGCAGCTAATAACAGTGTTATAGAGGTTATCCCCGCACAAACCTTGAATGTCGATGGTTTGATCACAGCGGCAGATTATAATGCTGCAACCGCGCAATTGGTATTACTTGGATATGATAGTAACTTAGTTTACAAACACCCTTTTATTTGGATTGTGCCTATTAACAACAATAACTTGAATTGGGATATGGCAAAACGCTTTAATCTCTCTCTCTATGGACAATGGGAAAGTATTCTCTGGCAAGGTGAACATCAGTTGTTACTCACTGCAGAAGCTAGTTTCGGAACTGCTGCACGTGTCGGTGTCGTGACATTAACTTCAGCAGCAGTATTAGATTAATATCGCGTAAAGGAGTATTCTACTAGCGAAAATTACCGATTTGAGCACGATATATTAGCGGACATACCACTACCATAGGGGTATAATCCTGCTCATTAAATAGTGCTCAGTAATTCAAAGATTAGCTAGGCGCAGTATGCAAGACGATTTAAAAGACTTATCAACAAGCGATTTATTAGCAAACTATTCATTAACAAATGATGGAAGCGATGAACAACAACACCAGTATCAAGATTTGATTGCTGTTTTCAACCACACATTTGCAAGTGAATTTAATACCCAATTAGTCAAAGGCGATGATGAGCCGATTTACATGCCGGCGAACACTGACTTTGAGCAATATGTAAGTTGTGACCATCACCGTATTATTTTTGCCCATGGTTTTTTTGCCAGCGGCATGCACGAAATTTCGCATTGGTTAGTGGCGGGGTTAGCACGTCATCAATTGGTTGATTTTGGTTACTGGTATATTGCTGATGGTCGTAATGCGCAGCAGCAAGCAGAATTTGAAAAAGTCGAAATTGTGCCACAGGCGATTGAATGGATTATTTGTGTTGCTGCGGGATTTCAATTTCGTGTGAGTGCGGACAATTTGGGTGATATTGTGATTGACCGATTAGCTTTTCAGCACAAGATACACGATCAAGTACGCTTATATTTAGAAAACGGTTTATCAGCGAGAACGCAAGCGTTAGTGACAGCACTACAAGCATTTTATAATACAAAACCGCTGGTATTTACAGATTTTGATTATCGAGGTATGTATGAACGTGAAGCCATTTAAGCTGGGTATTATTGTGAATCCCGTTGCCGGTGTTGGTGGCAGCGTGGCATTAAAAGGCAGCGATAATGTTGCCCAGCAAGCACTTAGTTTAGGTGCTATTCCGCAAGCGAATAATCGTATGTTACAAGCATTAGGTCAGTTTTCTGATCTTGCTCAGCGCTTTAGTGTGGTGACTGCGGGTGGCGAAATGGGCGAGCGTTGTAGTTTAGAGTTAGGCTTTGATGTTGACGTCGTTTATCGACCTGCAAGTGATATTACCACCGAGCAAGATACCTATGCGGCTGTTGATGCATTATTAACACAAGATATTGATTTGTTATTGTTTGCTGGTGGTGATGGTACAGCACGTAATATTTGTGCGACGATCAACGATGTCGTTCCAGTATTAGGTGTACCTGCAGGCTGTAAGATCCATTCAGGTGTCTATGGCGTAACGCCAAAAGCCGCCGGTTGTGTCGTTCGTCGATTGATTTTAGGCGAGCTGGTTACCTTGGCGGATGCTGATGTGATGGATATTGATGAAGTTGCATTTCGTCAAGGCACTGTAAAAGCGAAGCGCTATGGCGAGATGATGGTACCGACAGATTTACGTTATGTACAAAGCGTAAAAATGGGTGGTATTGAATCAGACGAATTAGTGCTTACCGACATAGCTGCTGATGTTATGGCAGATATGGAAGATGAATATTATATTATGGGTTCTGGGTCAACGGTGGCATTCACCATGGCTGAATTAGGACTGGATAATACGTTATTAGGTGTTGATGTTGTACATCAGCATGAATTGATTGCTTCAGACCAAACTGCTGCGCAGTTAATCGCGTTGACACAAGGTAAGCTCTGTAAATTGGTCATCACCTTAATCGGTGGCCAGGGGCATATTTTTGGTCGTGGTAATCAGCAACTGTCGCCGCAGTTGATTAAACAAATCGGTAAAGAAAATATTATTGTGTTGGCAACCAAAACGAAGTTGTCGGCATTAGCAGGACGTCCCTTAATCGTAGACACAGGGGATGTTGAATTAGACCAAGCATTATCAGGTTTTATTCGTGTAACCACAGGTTATCGTGATTACATCATGTATCGTGTCGCCAACCCAGAGTATGAGGAATAATCATTGTCTAAAGCTACTTATCAAAGCAAGCTAATGGAAAAGCTTGATGGATTTGTAGAACAAGGAACGTCGGATCAACTATTTGCGGCTGAGTATTTACACGGCCACGTTACTTTTGCTACGGCGAAGTGCGAAAATATAGGTAAAATTTATCCCCACGACATTAAATTTCAGGTCGTGAACAGTTTGCGAGATGCGCTTGTTGCGAATGAGTTAACCCCTCAGAAACAAGAACTTGTACTTAGTATGTGGGATGCTATCAATAAACATTGATATTCGATTAAATGATTATTAATAATCAAGCCATATTAATTATTATAGATTAATGCTGCTTGCCAGTTTAAACCAGTGATTATATTGCTGGTTTTTTTTCACTTGTTATTTGCCGATATAAGATTAACCCTTTCGATAAAGTGCCAACTTGATATCCACATAAATTCAATTTATTTGCTCTGTTTAACATTGAACCCATACCTTAGTATGATCTAGGTCTGATAAGTATAAATATTTTTATAAAAATGAAACTTAATTTAAATATTGATATTTGACTATAATCTTAATAATTAACAATAACTTATGTTAAGTGTGAAAATTAATGATACGAAATCATTAATGGCAGAGAATATTTCACATTTGGTTACTTATTTTGTTATTTTTTTATTATGTGATTATTAGTGCTAAATTTTTATTTTAAACTTCCCATTTAATTCTTATATACCGGCTAATTTGATGAATAACACTCCTTAACTCCATCTGGTTGTACCTGTTGTTTTTTTACGTTATAACTTTTCTGCACTCTAACGAGACAGGTTGTCATTATGGGTGCGCGACATTGCCGTCATAAATAAGTTGGCGATAACTTAACGATAAAGGATTAACTATGTTAAAAAAAACTCGGACTTTACTTCCTGTCTTAGCTGGAGCCTTGTGCTTCATGGTTACACCCGCTCAAGCGGATACCTCGGGGAAAACCAAATACCCTGTGGTATTAGTGCACGGCCTTGCTGGATTTGATAGTGTGCTCGCAGATTATTTTTATGGTGTGAAAGGAGCGTTAGCAGATGTGGGCGCAACGAATGTGTATACACCACAAGTCAGTGGTTATGATACCAGTGAAGTACGTGGCGAGCAGTTATTGAGCTATTTAGAGCAACTAAGTGCAGTTACGGGCGCTGAGAAGTTTAACTTAATTGGTCATTCTCAAGGTGGTATTGATTCTCGCTATGTGGCATCGGTACGACCTGAGTTGGTCGCATCTGTTACGTCAGTTGGTTCTCCGCATCGAGGTTCTGGTACCGCCGATGTTATTAAAGATTCGCCATTAGAAGGACCAGCGATGGCGATTGGTAATGCGGTTGCGAGTTTACTCGCTGTTGCTACTGGTAATAATGATAATGCTGTCAATGCGATGGGCTCTCTGGAGGCATTGAATTCTAAAGACGCGGCAATTTTTAATGCGAAATACCCTGAGGGTCTAAGACAGGGTGAATGTAAAGCGACGCCAAGTTATAACGCAGGCTCATGGTATTGGCCAAATTGGGTTTATGACTACTCAGTCAATGACGGTGCTCATAGTGTTAACGGTGTATCGTATTACTCATGGGGCGGCACATATAATCCAGTGTTCAATTCTAATGTACTCGATCTTGCTGATGGTTTATTAGCGGTGACGTATCTTACGATAGATGAAGCAAATGATGGTGTTGTTGGACGCTGCTCTACACATTTAGGCAAAGTCATCCGTGATGATTACACCATGAATCATGCCGATGAAATTAATGGTATGTTTGGTTTACGTGGTTTAGGCAGCACCAGTCCTTTACCTCTATATTCGGCACATGTGAAGCGTTTAACGAGCGCTGGGTTGTAATTCACTATTTTGAACACGAGGTAAGCACTGTGGATAAATGACAGTGCTTATTTTTCAAGTGCTTACTTATTTAAAGTATCTAGCTCGTTATCATGATGAGCTATTTACAGAACCGCGTACGATGGAGTCTATCATGTCATTTAAATTAACACCGCTTATCATGGTTACTGGATTATCCGTTGTTATTGCGGTAGCGGGCGGCGTACTATTATCGCCAGGCGATGAACAATCCATCTCAGTAAAATCTACACCGGCACTTTTACCGCAAGTAGTCGCTAAGCAAGCGAGCTATCCATTAGCCCCTGAAGTGGTTAATGCCTTGGTTCATTGGGATGGTGACGTGCTTGCTGAAAATACTGAAGTACCGTTGTTATTACCTAGCTCATTGTTAGGCTCTGTGTTGCCATTAACACTGGATGTGAATGAGTTTGGTGAATTGGTTATTAACAAAAAAATTCAGCATTTATTTGATTTTTATCTGTCGGCAATGGGCGAGGAAAGTTTAGATATTATTGTTACGCGTATTAAGCATAGCCTGATATCTCAGCTTACTGATCCTGCCTTGACTCAAGGCATGGATATATTCTCGGGTTATCTACAATATTTAAATGAAGTGAGTGCGATTAAGCAGCAATTTGAGCAGAGCGTTGACCCTGAAAGTAGTGCTGAATATGCGTTAGACAACGTGATTCAAGTGCGTGAAATGGTAGTCGATGCGCGCACTACTTATCTTGATGATGATGTTATTACAGCTTTTTTTGGTAAAGCGGATGAATACGAAGCGTATATGTTAAAGCTGGCGGCAATTAACCAGAGTAAGGTGTTAAGTGATGCAGAGAAGAAAACGGCACAAGCCGAACTTGATATCACTGCGCCTGAGTGGCTATTGACACAGCAGCATAACGCCAATCAGCTCAATGAATATCGGGAACAGTATCAGGATTTACAAGCCCAGGGAGCGAGTCAGAGCGAATTACAAGATTTCACCCAACACTCATTTTCACCTGAAGTGGCAGATCGCTTAGTTGCATTGGAGGTTAAGCGTGAGCAGTGGCAAAGTAAGTTAGCTGAATATCGAGAAGAGCTGGCTGTTATTACGCATAACGCGAATGATGGGAGTGATGGGAGTGGCGATGGTGAGCAACAACAGCTCGAAATTATGCAGTTACGGGAGGCTTATTTCACCCCCCAAGAAATTAAACGCGTCAGTGCTTTAGATAATATCGCCAGTGCTCGTCGCAGTAGTACTCTTAATAATACCACCACTCTTAACAGTAGCAGTGACACTAGCAACATTAGTACTAACACCACTGCGTTGTAATATCACCATAGAGCGGCCTGCAAGTTGGTAGTGATCGTTTACATTTAATGGTGCAAGGTGCATTGAACTTGTATCACAAACGCGATGCCAAATTGGCGGTACATTTGGCAAATTGAAATCGACAGGCGTATCTATTTGGTTGAATAACAAGAGTAGTTCATCGCCATCAGTACCGAGGCCGAGATGAAGTCCTAAACTACTTTGATGCTCCCAATCATGTTGTTGCATCACTTCGCCATTACTGCAGTACCAGCTAATGCGGTGATCATTACGTCCATCGCCAGTAAATGCGTCAATGAATGGCAGCATGTATTGTTTACGTGCTGCGATCATCTTACTTAACCAGTCTTGGAATTCTTGTTTTAATTCGTCCATCTGCCAGTTTAGCCAGCTTATTGCATTATCCTGACAATAAGCATTGTTGTTACCGCCTTGCGTATGCGACACGCTATCAGCTGCTAACAGGTGCGGTATGCCAAAACTAAACAGTAAAGTCGTGATCAAATTACGCTTTTGCTTTTCACGAAAGGCGATAATTTCGACATTATCAGTGACTCCTTCAATGCCGCAATTGTATGAGCGGTTATCACCATGGCCATCGCGATTATTTTCACCATTAGCACAATTGTGTTTATCGTTGTAAGACACTAAATCTTGCAGGGTGAACCCATCATGGTAAGCAATATAATTGACAGGCAATTTATGTGGCCAGCGCCCCCCACTAAAGAAGTGACGAGAGCCCATAATACGGGTCGCAAAATCTTTCAAATAGCCATGGTCACCACGCCAAAAGCTACGTACCGTATCACGGAATTTATCATTACATTCGTTCCAGCCATCGGGAAAATAACCTAGCTGATAGCCATCAGGGCCAATATCCCAAGGTTCCGCGATAAGTTTAGTTGGCAGTAAAATAGGGTCTTGCGCAACGGCGTGGAAAAAAGGGGCTTGTTGGTTGAAGCGATCGCCTTTACGGCCCAGCGTTGCAGCTAAATCAAAACGGAAGCCGTCAATATGATATTCACTTACCCAGTAACGCAAGCTGTCCATCACTAAATTAAGGCTCGCTTGGTGAGTCAAATCTAAACTGTTGCCACAACCGGTATAGTTGCGTAACCCATTTTTATCCCGTAAGTAATAACGGTGGTCGAGAGCTTTAAGATTGAATATAGGCCCATCTTGACCACCTTCTGCAGTATGATTAAAGACCACATCTAAGATCACTTCGATACCATTTCTGTGCAGTTCTCGGATCGCGGTTTTTAATTCAGTTACCGCATCGATGGTTGCATAACGGGGATCGGGAGCCATGAAGGCGAGGGTACTATAACCCCAAAAATTGACGCCTTGTTGTTTTAATAAATGCGGTTCATGCATGCACACGGCAACAGGCAGCAGCTGTACACTGGTAATACCTTGTTCTTTTAACAATTTAATATTTACAGGGTCTGCTAATGCTTGATAACTGCCTGGTGCAGCGGATGTTATCGCCGGGTTTAATTGGCTAAAACCTTTGGTGTGCGTCTCTAATAAAATTGTTTCAGCAAGTGGGATATCTGGTTGCGGCACACCTTGCCAATCAAATGTATTATCGGTAACGAGCGCTTTTGCCATATGCCAGCTTTTATCGGCGCTGTAGGGCGGCTCATAATAAGGAGCTTTGCTGACGGCTTTTGCGTAGGGGTCAAGCAACAGCCAGTCTTTACCGTCTATATTGCTTGAGAAACCATACTCTTGACCAGCACTAATATCACTAATGAAGATATGATGAATACCCGCATATTTGTTTTCGATAGTAAAACTGCGTTGGGCTTTGCCATTAAACAACACCAGTTGCAAATTGGCACAGTCTGGTGCATATATCGTAAAGTTACAGCCTTGTGGTTTTAAATTGCTGGCAGACAGCAAGTTTGCTCCAAGGGGATAAGGTTTCGACATAAATCACTCACACTCTGTTTGTTAGCTGGGTCACATTTATTGGTTATCTTCATCTTATGTAATTCAGATCGTTAAAAGGAGCATCTACACGAATAAACATGATCTAGTTAACACTAAAGTTATACTTTTTGATAAAAAAGCAGCTAACAAGGCAATAAAAATGCCTGTTAGCGATAACTAACAGGCATTTTTTAGTGTGGCGTAATTGATTGTTTTTCTGCTTAACGCTTGTTATGTTGCGCTTTCATGTCTTCTTTAGTGATAAAACCGTCTCCGTTTGAGTCTAATTTATCAAAGTATTGGTTCATTTCTTCTTTAGAGATTTTACCATCGTTGTTAGTGTCCATTTTTTTGAACATCATGCCTTTATGGTTTTTTCCTCGATGGTGTTTACCTTTATTTTTCATGTCATCTTTAGTGATGAAACCGTCGTTGTTTGTATCAAATTTATCAAAGTTTTCAGCTAGACGGCCAGTCGCCTCATCTTTTGAGATCTTACCATCATTGTTGGTGTCCATTTCGTCGAACATCTTGCCCTTATGATGCTTACCTTTGTTTGGTAAATCTTCTTTGCTAACGAAACCGTCGTTGTCTGTATCGAATTTATCAAAATGCTCAGCTAAACGACCCGTAGCTTCTTCTTTTGATACTTGGCCATCTTGGTTGGTGTCCATTTGTTCAAAAGATACATGCTTACCTTGCTTGTTATCGTTATCTGCATAAGCAAACGTAGTCGTTGTCATCGCTGTTAATAAGGCTGCGGTAATAAATAATGTCTTTTTCATAATGTACTCACTTATTGCTGGTTGTTAGTCTTAAACAAGGTTAACTCGTGTGGGTTAACCTGTTGATGGAGTAACTATAAGCAACAAATGCGCAGGAATTATGGAGGAAATGTGGAGATTCCACATAATATTAAAAAAACCAAAATAATTACAGTGTAAAACGATAACCAACCCCGTAAATGGATTTGATGTATTCATTGTCAGGTGCTGCGTCTTGTAATTTCTTGCGTAAGTTTTTAATGTGGCTATCGATGGTGCGGTCGGTGACTAAGCGATGGTCGGCATAAATCTTTTGCATTAGTTGATCACGATTAAAGACTTGGCCTGAATGTTGGTTAAAAAAGCTCAGTAGGCGAAATTCCGCGGGCGTTAAAGTGAGTTCTTTGCCATCAAATGTCGCTTTCATCTGCTCATCATTAATCATGAGGCCATGCTGTGCTGATGCTGTCGTGATCTCGACTGTGCGACGTAATACATTTTTGATACGAGCAACCACTTCACGCGGGCTATATGGCTTGCAGATATAATCATCAGCACCGAGTTCAAGGCCTAATAAGCGATCGATTTCATCGACACGTGCAGTGGCCATAACAACGGGAACTTGGCTAAAGGTGCGTAATTCACGATAGATATCAAGGCCGTCACGATTCGGCAGCATTAAATCTAGAATAAGTAGGTCAGGGTTATGTCTTTTTACCCAGCCAATCACTTCTAGGCCATTATCAATGATGTGAGTTTGAAACCCTGCTTGCGTGAGGTATTCACATAAAACGATAGCCAGTGATGGCTCATCTTCAACCACGAGTATTGTTTTTGCTGATTGTGTCATGGATTAATTATCCTTAATCGGAAGTGATATAGTTATTTTTAAGCCGCCAAGTTTAGAGTGCTGAGCACTGATATCGCCATGATGCATTTTGACGATGTTCTCACAAATCGATAAGCCTAAACCGGAACCGCCATTAGCACGGCTGCGAGATTTATCGACGCGATATAAGCGGTCAAATAGTTTGGGTAAGGCGCCATCGGGTACGGCAGGCGCACTGTCTTCAATCGTTAATACTATCGTGTCAGGTGTCTGCTGCAGGTTAATATGTATTTGCCCATTGGGGTTAGTATAGCGATAACTGTTTTCAAACAAATTACCAATTAACTGTGCGATTGATTTGGCATCTGCGTGTAATAGCGTGCACTGGTTATGATCGTATAAACGCTCTATCGCAATGTGTTTATCTGCTAAACGCACCTCATTTTGGTTGGCAATATTACTGATGATATTAGTGATATCGACTTTGTGAGTCGTATCGATAAGCACGCCACTATCAGAGAGAGACAGTGAATATAAGTCATCCACCAACCGAGTCAGGGTCATGACTTGATCGTGCAATGATCTGATGTATTTAGGCTCAGGTTTGCGGATACCGTCTTCAATGGCCTCTATTTCACTGAGTAAAACGGCAATTGGTGTACGTAGCTCGTGAGATATATCTGATAACCACTGTTCTCGAGAATGCTTTTGGGTCTTGAGTGTGGTGGTGAGCAGATTAAAGGCGAGTGATAATTCGGCCAATTCATCTTTGCCACGAACATCAATTTGATAATCAAAGTTACCGTTTGATAATGATTTTGCCGCGCTATCTAGGTTTTTCAATGGTTTTAAAAAATGGCGTACTAATAAGGCAGCAACAATAAATGAAAACAAAGCGGCCCAAGCGGCAATCCAATAAAAGTTGTCTAACTGTTGACGTAGAAAGCGCTCGGCAAGCCGGCCTTTGATACTTTCTCGTTGTATCACCGATAACCAACCGACGGTTCTGTTGTTATTAATCACCGGGATCTTGGTGATCTGAATATTATTATGTAAACGGCGTAAGTTCTTCGGGTTACCGATAATCGATTTACCGCTTTTATTGAGTAAGTTTAAACGCGCTTCAAGGCGATTAAAGCTGGGCTTGTAGTCTTTCCGTTCAGGGTGATTTTTAGACGGACTCGGGTGCTCGCCAATATTTTGTAGTAATTGTGCCCACAGCTTTGGCTCTCGCTGGATCTCTTTCCAGTCTTTTTGAGGTGAATAATAATCACTTATCCGCTCAGCTAGGGTTTCAATTTTTTCAATTTCACTTTGGTTTAAGTAACTTTGTAAGCCGTTTTGAAAGCTATTATTTATCAACAATGCCATACCAGCCATCATAATTAAGCTAATTAACATCAGAGAAATAAACAATTTATGGAAAATGGTTAAACGCATTTAAGTGACCTTTAAAGGAGGAATCAAGATTATTATATGCGTTAGTGGCTGGCTGTGGAAAGTAAAATGTCATTACCCTTACTCGTTCATGTTCAATAAATGAATAAAGCCCATGCAAGGATGGGCTTTAAGTTCGTGCAGATGAAGTGAGCTAATCAAGATTAAGTGTGATGGTATTACCGTTGAGAAGAACCTCACTGTAAGTGGTTGTCGCATTTTGTAATGATACAACTTCGGCAAGTAATTTTTGTTGTTGTTTTAAAATGTAAATTTGCCCTGAATAACTGCAAGTATCAGAATTTATTTGTATTACTTTACCACTGGGGGCTGGAGTAAAGGTAGGACCAGGTAATGTATCGTAGTCTTTATAAATATTAATGTTACAGGGCTGAGCACTATTGGAGGTTATCTGTAATTGCATCGTTGTTGATGCTCGATAATTTAACGTACTTGGTGCACTCACATTGAATAAACTATTGTCATTACTTGCTGTTGGAATAAAGCTGTCTTCATTCTCACTCAATACTTGTTTAGGCCCATCGATAGTTGGAGCAGCGGCCACTGGCGCGTTTCCTGATGGCGAATCACTGCCGCCACAACCTGTAATTGATATTGTCATCACAGTACAGATAAGTAATTGTTGTTTAAAATTCATCGCGATACCTACTGATATGTTTTATTTATAATGGGGTGATTAAACCAATCAAGATTTTGTTGCCCACCACTGAGAATGAAGTTAATAAAGTCTGGATAAGCAATAGAAATATCTGTGCCTTCATACGCTGGAGTCCATTGACTACCGACTTCTATCGCCCAAGGTAAATTACGTACATCTCTATAAGTTCGAGATGGGGTTTGTGAAGTATCATCATGTTGACCAAAAAGTTCGGTGCTACCAAGATCGGTAATGGGTTTATCAGCTAAATGCACTTCAAAAGCGCGACCAGGCATCGTGCTGCCGTAGAAGTCATTACGACTGCGATTTTCACTGCCAAAGATGAAAGGGTCTAATGGCATGTCTGGCATTGCAGATAGATCAAGCGGTGTCACTAGTGGAATGGTAATATCGAATGTGAACAGATCGCTATTTTCGCAGCCCAGCTCTGTACGATAGAAACTTAAGCCACAGTTACTTTTTAGAAAAGTATGCTTTAGATTTTTGGTAATAATCACCACCGCATTACTTTGGCCTTGCTCTAATGGTGCCTCATTTTGTAATTCAAGACCATTATGACGGAGTTTAATAAGTCCTTCATTTACTTGTGAACGTGCGATCCCGGGCAATTGTATGGCAAAGCCATTGGAATAATCGGCTCCATAGGCGGCGAGTTGTCCAGATACATCGATCCTGACCACTTTATTGTTTTGGATGACTTGTGATACGCGATAGTAAATTAATACATCATTAAAATCATAGTCACCGACTTCTGGCCACATATCTTCATAGGCAATAGTGACAAAATCATTTTGGCTTGGGTAATGTAAATAAGTTGTATTGGCTGCGCTGATATTGATTTGGTAATCTTCGACTTCGCCATACACATACCCGCCATTATTACTGGCATTTTCAACATTACCGACGCGGAAGCGTGACCAACTTGCGCCTGCACTCGCATCATCCGGTACTCGGAAAAGTACATCATGACTACCGGGTAATAGTTGTAATCCACTGATGGCATGTTCGTTAGCATCATTGAAATCACCATCACGGTTCCAATCAAACCACGCGTTGAGGTAACTTATTGCTTCACCACCGATGACAATATTGACTTGACCATCTAATCCCGGGATCAGACTGGTTTTAAATATCACCCCGTCTTCATCATTAATACTGACACTTTCATCTGAGCTTGGATAAATTCTGGCATCGGATTCGGCATCAACACTCGAGCCTAAAAAGTAATTGTGGTAGTTAATTAAATGACGCGCCCCATTATTCGCCAGTGTCGTGCCGTAAGAGTCTGGAGCATCTCCGTAATCGGTATTAGAAGATACCACTGGGGCACTTGCACAGCGAGCGCCATCATTGCTGTTGGTCGGTGCCGCTTTGGCAAAGTACACAGTAGCACCCGAAATATTATTCGGATCAGTAATATCGGTACGATAAACATTACCGTCATTGTTACGGACGAAATAAAAATTACCTGAAATATCGAAATAAGCTGCACCAAACGCACTGCCGGGCGCGGTGAATCCTGTGTTTGCGACAACGCTAGCTGAACCATCTGTTGGGTTTATACGATAGAGATCACCACTGGCACTTTCCACGGCATAAATGTTGCCATCGATGGGATGAAAGGCAAAGTCGGCAATCCCCATACTTTGGTTTGCACCATCGATTTTTTTGATCGTCAGGTATTCGGGATCGCTAGCATCTAAGGTTGTATAGAAAAGTCCGGTATTTTTACGGTAAAAATAATATTTATTATTACTAATATCACCGACATAAAAATTATTGGCTGGGGGATTTGTGAAAGGTAATACAGTGCCTTTAAAATCACGGTCGAATTGGACTAACGCAAGTTGTTGCTTATTAAAACCGTAAATAAAACGGTCAGCTTCGTTGAAGGCGATAGCATTAATTGTATCAGTACCTAGGCTGTCATCCACTTGTATTGTTTTTACTGCACCTGTTGATAAATCGACAGACTTATAATGAGTCGCATTATTGTTGTATTGAGATAAAAAAGCCTCGGTAGGGCAGAGATCAAAAGGCGCAGCGTAGAGTGAATTCGGTGCTGCTACATAGAATAATAACGAGACGAATATATAACGTACGTAGGAAAATTTAATCATATCTTCATTCCTCAGTCCTTGGAAGCGCATTTTGATGTGTGTCTTGTTTGTAATGCATATCTTAAGCCAATCATCTTTATCTTTAAAAACAGTCTGTTATGTTTTTGCTTTAGAGTTT is a window from the Moritella sp. F3 genome containing:
- the glgX gene encoding glycogen debranching protein GlgX is translated as MSKPYPLGANLLSASNLKPQGCNFTIYAPDCANLQLVLFNGKAQRSFTIENKYAGIHHIFISDISAGQEYGFSSNIDGKDWLLLDPYAKAVSKAPYYEPPYSADKSWHMAKALVTDNTFDWQGVPQPDIPLAETILLETHTKGFSQLNPAITSAAPGSYQALADPVNIKLLKEQGITSVQLLPVAVCMHEPHLLKQQGVNFWGYSTLAFMAPDPRYATIDAVTELKTAIRELHRNGIEVILDVVFNHTAEGGQDGPIFNLKALDHRYYLRDKNGLRNYTGCGNSLDLTHQASLNLVMDSLRYWVSEYHIDGFRFDLAATLGRKGDRFNQQAPFFHAVAQDPILLPTKLIAEPWDIGPDGYQLGYFPDGWNECNDKFRDTVRSFWRGDHGYLKDFATRIMGSRHFFSGGRWPHKLPVNYIAYHDGFTLQDLVSYNDKHNCANGENNRDGHGDNRSYNCGIEGVTDNVEIIAFREKQKRNLITTLLFSFGIPHLLAADSVSHTQGGNNNAYCQDNAISWLNWQMDELKQEFQDWLSKMIAARKQYMLPFIDAFTGDGRNDHRISWYCSNGEVMQQHDWEHQSSLGLHLGLGTDGDELLLLFNQIDTPVDFNLPNVPPIWHRVCDTSSMHLAPLNVNDHYQLAGRSMVILQRSGVSTNVASVTATVKSGGIIKSTTATSTGDII
- a CDS encoding lipase secretion chaperone, which codes for MSFKLTPLIMVTGLSVVIAVAGGVLLSPGDEQSISVKSTPALLPQVVAKQASYPLAPEVVNALVHWDGDVLAENTEVPLLLPSSLLGSVLPLTLDVNEFGELVINKKIQHLFDFYLSAMGEESLDIIVTRIKHSLISQLTDPALTQGMDIFSGYLQYLNEVSAIKQQFEQSVDPESSAEYALDNVIQVREMVVDARTTYLDDDVITAFFGKADEYEAYMLKLAAINQSKVLSDAEKKTAQAELDITAPEWLLTQQHNANQLNEYREQYQDLQAQGASQSELQDFTQHSFSPEVADRLVALEVKREQWQSKLAEYREELAVITHNANDGSDGSGDGEQQQLEIMQLREAYFTPQEIKRVSALDNIASARRSSTLNNTTTLNSSSDTSNISTNTTAL
- a CDS encoding elongation factor P hydroxylase is translated as MQDDLKDLSTSDLLANYSLTNDGSDEQQHQYQDLIAVFNHTFASEFNTQLVKGDDEPIYMPANTDFEQYVSCDHHRIIFAHGFFASGMHEISHWLVAGLARHQLVDFGYWYIADGRNAQQQAEFEKVEIVPQAIEWIICVAAGFQFRVSADNLGDIVIDRLAFQHKIHDQVRLYLENGLSARTQALVTALQAFYNTKPLVFTDFDYRGMYEREAI
- a CDS encoding triacylglycerol lipase: MLKKTRTLLPVLAGALCFMVTPAQADTSGKTKYPVVLVHGLAGFDSVLADYFYGVKGALADVGATNVYTPQVSGYDTSEVRGEQLLSYLEQLSAVTGAEKFNLIGHSQGGIDSRYVASVRPELVASVTSVGSPHRGSGTADVIKDSPLEGPAMAIGNAVASLLAVATGNNDNAVNAMGSLEALNSKDAAIFNAKYPEGLRQGECKATPSYNAGSWYWPNWVYDYSVNDGAHSVNGVSYYSWGGTYNPVFNSNVLDLADGLLAVTYLTIDEANDGVVGRCSTHLGKVIRDDYTMNHADEINGMFGLRGLGSTSPLPLYSAHVKRLTSAGL
- a CDS encoding EF-hand domain-containing protein, translated to MKKTLFITAALLTAMTTTTFAYADNDNKQGKHVSFEQMDTNQDGQVSKEEATGRLAEHFDKFDTDNDGFVSKEDLPNKGKHHKGKMFDEMDTNNDGKISKDEATGRLAENFDKFDTNNDGFITKDDMKNKGKHHRGKNHKGMMFKKMDTNNDGKISKEEMNQYFDKLDSNGDGFITKEDMKAQHNKR
- a CDS encoding YfcL family protein — its product is MSKATYQSKLMEKLDGFVEQGTSDQLFAAEYLHGHVTFATAKCENIGKIYPHDIKFQVVNSLRDALVANELTPQKQELVLSMWDAINKH
- a CDS encoding ATP-NAD kinase family protein is translated as MNVKPFKLGIIVNPVAGVGGSVALKGSDNVAQQALSLGAIPQANNRMLQALGQFSDLAQRFSVVTAGGEMGERCSLELGFDVDVVYRPASDITTEQDTYAAVDALLTQDIDLLLFAGGDGTARNICATINDVVPVLGVPAGCKIHSGVYGVTPKAAGCVVRRLILGELVTLADADVMDIDEVAFRQGTVKAKRYGEMMVPTDLRYVQSVKMGGIESDELVLTDIAADVMADMEDEYYIMGSGSTVAFTMAELGLDNTLLGVDVVHQHELIASDQTAAQLIALTQGKLCKLVITLIGGQGHIFGRGNQQLSPQLIKQIGKENIIVLATKTKLSALAGRPLIVDTGDVELDQALSGFIRVTTGYRDYIMYRVANPEYEE